The DNA region TCTTGATTTCGACCGGGCGCAGTCTGCCCTGGGTTGCCGATTCTTGCCGCCCTTTCATGCGAGGAAAGTTCCGCGATGCCTTTGGTGCTTCCGCAAGCGGATTACCGCGTTGCTTCATTACCTGCGACCAGTCCTCTTTCAAATCCTCGCCCCAAAGCATGGTGTAGATGTAAGAGCTGTCGAGGTTCGAGTGCCCAAGCACGTTAGAGACCGCCGAATTGCTTCGGAGGGTCCTGACTGTATCCCTGCCCATTGAGTGACGAATTGAGTGCGCGTTCACGATCGGTATCTTTGCCGCGTTAGAAAGCATGCGCATAATCTCCGCCGCGCCGCGGTTCGACATGCGGCTGCCGCGCACATCGTACTGACCCGACTTCGATATGGAGACGAACACCGCTTCGGGGTCGTTGAATTTAAAGAGGGTTTGGAGATGCTCTTTTTTCTGAATCCAGAGCTTGAGGTGCTTGCTGGTTTCCTCTGTCCAGAATATCTGCCGAATCGGGCGTCGGCCGCGAGACTTCTCCGTTTTAATGAGGGCGGTTCTCTTCTTGAAATCGAGATCGCCCGTATCGAGAGCGCATATCTCGCCCACTCGCGCTCCGGTATCCCAAAGCAAGAGCAGGAAGGCGCGATTGCGAATATGGTGCGGTCGCGGCGAATTCTCTGGAATCTGCTTAAGCAACTTTCTAAACGCCTCGATGTCGGCGACTCGCGGGATGTTGAATTCTTTTCTAGGTACGGGAATAAGCTGCTCGTTGAAAGTCGCGTAGCCTCGCAGATTGCAAAACTCGAACAGTTTGCGGAGCGCTATCGCGATGAGGTTGATACCGTTCGGCTTCCATCCCAAACGTTCAAGCTCTCCGAAATACCAAAGTATATGCGGTAGATCGAGCGCCTCGAGCTCCGGGTCCTGCATGCACAAGCAGAAAATACGAAGAAGCCGGTCATACCGGGCAGTCGTTTTGCGGGAACCTCGAAAGGTCCGCACTTTCGTGAATTCTTCGATTGTTTCGCTGAGACGCATAGCTTAAAGCCCACCCTGATGCGACTCTAGGTGGGCCCTTAGCTTTATCATCCCCAGCCGGGGCGATATACCCCAATCCTAACGCGCCGGGAAATGGCTGTCAGCTAAATGCCCATTGGTCGCATCAGCCGGAAATCCGGACTGATCCCTGTTCGGGACAATGGCTTGCACTACACTCTAGTGTAGTGAACATTATAT from Candidatus Parcubacteria bacterium includes:
- a CDS encoding site-specific integrase, with translation MQDPELEALDLPHILWYFGELERLGWKPNGINLIAIALRKLFEFCNLRGYATFNEQLIPVPRKEFNIPRVADIEAFRKLLKQIPENSPRPHHIRNRAFLLLLWDTGARVGEICALDTGDLDFKKRTALIKTEKSRGRRPIRQIFWTEETSKHLKLWIQKKEHLQTLFKFNDPEAVFVSISKSGQYDVRGSRMSNRGAAEIMRMLSNAAKIPIVNAHSIRHSMGRDTVRTLRSNSAVSNVLGHSNLDSSYIYTMLWGEDLKEDWSQVMKQRGNPLAEAPKASRNFPRMKGRQESATQGRLRPVEIKTGKYGRMVRQ